One window of Desulfosoma sp. genomic DNA carries:
- a CDS encoding glycosyltransferase: MRKVFRDCQPVVFWKAPIYDPSGYGDEARHLIKAIQHGWPLRVEPVGRFSSEFIKGMNKEDRELFGRLQKTALSKEYINLDQVPAYAFHRDERAIFNIGRTVFETDRIPASWVEKCDEMDEIWVPTPFNVETFLRSGVRTPIHVVPQGIDSEFFRPGFKPLLIPGKRSFAFLSVFEWTYRKGWDLLLKAWAEVFAPHEDVCLILRTYPINAVDSINVKYVIHERIHQFLQRQLGASPFDIAPIIVLGDQIPAKLMPRLYATADAFVLPSRGEGWGRPYMEAMACGLPAIGTRWGGNLAFMNDKNSYLVEINGLEEVGGEMEFEFYRGHLWASPSLDSLKTQLRHVYEHSAEARSKALQARVDVVKNWSWEAAANKALDRLEAITSYMPRSHFELKGMTSLAQENSRVEVVWEGPQLVYSSLANINREICLNLSDRQEVFLSLIPKDYRQLSLKNDINIRKLMRYFYRSGGMNPCVHVRHEWPPNFTPPERGHWVMIQHWEYGRLPYDWVKPMSTLVDELWVPSRHVWKTYVSSGVPPERLHFLPLGINPNTYNQVVEPLPLKTKKTFKFLFVGGTIWRKGIDVLLTAYRNVFTRSDDVTLVVKDFGQNSFYKGQGLISAIQALQKDPRAPEILYIDEDLDESLMPRLYKACNCLVHPYRGEGFGMPVLEAMACGVPVIVTEGGATDDFCKPEFTYKIKATRRAFTAPTIQFASGAGWVLEPDLEELQKLLLHVYENFEEAKQKAQTACDHVLQHYNWKRITDLILARICLLVQKPIARFRFR, from the coding sequence CATGGCTGGCCTCTCCGTGTGGAGCCGGTAGGCCGATTCTCCAGCGAGTTTATCAAGGGGATGAACAAGGAGGATCGGGAACTATTTGGAAGGCTTCAGAAAACGGCTTTATCCAAAGAATACATAAATCTGGATCAGGTCCCTGCTTATGCCTTTCATCGCGACGAAAGAGCTATTTTTAACATTGGAAGGACGGTTTTCGAGACCGACCGGATTCCTGCCTCGTGGGTCGAGAAATGCGACGAGATGGATGAAATCTGGGTGCCTACGCCATTTAATGTGGAAACATTTCTTCGAAGTGGCGTAAGGACTCCAATACACGTGGTACCGCAAGGAATCGATTCGGAATTCTTTAGACCCGGTTTCAAGCCGCTTTTGATCCCGGGCAAACGTTCATTTGCTTTTCTTTCCGTCTTTGAGTGGACATATCGCAAGGGATGGGACCTGTTACTCAAAGCTTGGGCCGAAGTCTTTGCACCCCACGAAGATGTTTGTCTTATTTTAAGGACGTATCCCATAAACGCGGTGGACTCCATAAATGTGAAATATGTGATCCACGAGAGGATACATCAATTCCTGCAACGACAGCTAGGTGCGTCTCCTTTCGATATAGCTCCAATCATTGTCCTGGGAGACCAGATCCCGGCAAAGCTCATGCCGCGATTGTACGCCACCGCCGATGCTTTTGTTCTTCCTTCCCGTGGAGAAGGCTGGGGGCGACCATACATGGAAGCCATGGCCTGTGGCCTGCCAGCCATCGGCACTCGATGGGGGGGGAATTTAGCGTTCATGAATGACAAGAATTCTTATTTGGTAGAGATCAATGGGCTTGAAGAGGTTGGTGGTGAAATGGAATTCGAGTTCTATCGGGGGCACCTTTGGGCTTCACCTTCCCTGGACAGTTTAAAAACCCAGCTCCGTCACGTTTATGAACATTCAGCGGAGGCTCGATCAAAAGCTTTGCAAGCTCGAGTAGATGTTGTCAAAAACTGGAGTTGGGAGGCGGCCGCGAACAAAGCTTTGGATCGTCTGGAAGCCATCACATCTTACATGCCCCGTTCCCATTTTGAGTTGAAAGGGATGACGAGCTTAGCCCAAGAGAATTCTCGCGTGGAGGTCGTGTGGGAAGGTCCCCAGCTTGTCTACAGCTCTCTGGCCAATATAAACAGGGAAATTTGTCTCAACCTCTCGGACCGGCAAGAAGTGTTCCTTTCTCTAATACCAAAGGATTATCGACAGCTTTCATTAAAGAATGACATCAACATTCGGAAACTTATGCGGTATTTTTATCGAAGCGGCGGCATGAACCCATGTGTCCACGTACGACATGAGTGGCCGCCGAATTTTACACCTCCTGAGCGAGGACATTGGGTCATGATTCAACATTGGGAATATGGTCGACTGCCGTATGACTGGGTGAAACCTATGAGTACTCTTGTTGATGAATTATGGGTTCCTAGCAGGCATGTTTGGAAAACCTATGTGTCGAGCGGGGTTCCTCCGGAACGTCTTCATTTTCTTCCTCTTGGGATTAATCCTAATACTTACAATCAGGTCGTGGAGCCTCTGCCGTTAAAGACTAAGAAAACGTTCAAATTTCTATTTGTTGGCGGAACCATTTGGCGTAAAGGAATAGATGTCTTGCTTACTGCTTATAGGAATGTGTTTACAAGGTCAGATGATGTCACACTTGTTGTCAAGGACTTTGGGCAAAATTCATTCTACAAGGGCCAGGGGCTTATCAGCGCCATTCAAGCTTTGCAAAAGGATCCGAGGGCACCCGAGATTTTATATATCGACGAAGATCTCGATGAAAGTTTGATGCCCCGTTTGTACAAAGCATGTAACTGCCTGGTGCACCCTTATCGTGGAGAGGGATTTGGCATGCCGGTCCTAGAAGCGATGGCTTGCGGCGTCCCAGTGATCGTGACAGAGGGGGGGGCTACGGACGATTTTTGCAAGCCTGAATTTACTTATAAAATTAAAGCAACTCGCCGAGCCTTCACTGCACCAACCATTCAATTTGCCAGCGGGGCTGGATGGGTCCTCGAGCCGGATCTAGAGGAGCTCCAAAAGCTTTTGCTTCACGTTTATGAGAACTTCGAAGAAGCAAAGCAAAAAGCTCAAACGGCATGCGATCACGTTCTTCAACATTACAACTGGAAGAGAATTACAGATTTAATTCTAGCGAGAATTTGCTTGCTCGTCCAAAAACCCATCGCTAGGTTTCGTTTTCGCTGA